A window of Rhododendron vialii isolate Sample 1 chromosome 11a, ASM3025357v1 contains these coding sequences:
- the LOC131308474 gene encoding RING-H2 finger protein ATL52-like, which yields MGSLGNPKPWVPYVNTNDCSQGFCSLYCPQWCYIIFPPPPPLELSAGTSGPNFSPLVIAIIGILASAFLLVSYYAIISKYCGNMDSSRRRDHNRDPNEEFEDNNDDPSTNHEPWVVATTGLDEVLIKSITVCKYKKGDGLVEGTDCSVCLSEFQDDERLRLLPKCSHAFHVTCIDTWLKSHSNCPLCRANIAFVNASPVIEGPPDIESSAEILENPVVEVDIEMGVGQEEEILQSDGFPKTEFIGLSVSGSLEGRDAIIEIREEEEEEDRPIRRSVSMDYSCQGRVFSIADVMRMKQDEVFQAEECQGDVGSSKQPAIEMISKCGHRSRVLHCVMSPVVMKRSFSSGRFSFSRRGRGRNIMIPL from the coding sequence ATGGGTTCATTAGGCAACCCAAAGCCCTGGGTGCCATATGTGAACACAAATGACTGCTCACAAGGCTTTTGTAGCTTATACTGCCCACAGTGGTGCTACATCATTTTCCCCCCTCCGCCACCACTGGAACTCTCCGCCGGCACTTCCGGCCCCAACTTTTCCCCTCTTGTTATCGCAATCATCGGTATTTTAGCAAGTGCTTTCCTCCTTGTTAGCTACTATGCCATAATCTCAAAGTACTGTGGCAACATGGACTCGTCTAGAAGAAGAGATCATAATCGCGACCCCAACGAGGAATTTGAAGATAATAACgatgacccatcaacaaaccaTGAGCCATGGGTTGTTGCCACTACTGGTCTAGATGAGGTTTTGATCAAGTCGATCACGGTTTGTAAGTACAAGAAGGGAGATGGGTTAGTTGAAGGAACAGATTGCTCTGTTTGTTTAAGTGAGTTTCAAGATGATGAGAGACTGAGGCTTTTACCAAAATGTAGTCATGCTTTTCATGTTACTTGTATTGATACTTGGCTGAAATCCCACTCGAATTGCCCCCTTTGTCGCGCTAATATCGCTTTTGTTAATGCTTCACCGGTGATTGAAGGTCCTCCGGACATCGAATCTTCAGCTGAAATCCTTGAGAATCCAGTTGTTGAGGTAGATATAGAGATGGGTGTtggacaagaagaagaaatattgCAAAGTGATGGATTTCCAAAGACAGAATTTATCGGGTTGAGCGTATCGGGGAGTTTAGAAGGGCGAGATGCCATAATTGAGAtcagagaggaggaggaggaggaggatcgACCGATTCGGAGATCAGTTTCGATGGATTATTCTTGTCAGGGCAGAGTTTTTTCGATCGCTGATGTGATGCGAATGAAGCAGGACGAGGTTTTTCAAGCCGAGGAGTGTCAAGGGGATGTTGGGTCTTCAAAACAGCCAGCAATTGAAATGATCAGCAAGTGTGGCCATAGAAGCAGGGTGTTACACTGTGTTATGAGTCCGGTTGTGATGAAGAGATCTTTTTCTAGTGGGAGATTTTCTTTCTCTAGACGTGGTAGAGGGAGGAACATAATGATAcccttgtga